TATCATAGCCTTCAATTCGTTTTGGTAAGTCAGCTAAGTCGAGAATTTCAGCTAAATCTTGCAGCGCTTCTAGGTTACGATCGGCAAAGCGTTGAGTACGTTCTAATTCATATTTGGCATTGCGTTCAACCATTTCAATTAATTCTGCCTTGATTTGTCTTTGGGGTGCAATTATTTGCACTTTGCGACCTTTAATTTCGCTCAACCAATCGACTAAAATTTCGGTTTCGGGTAATTCATATTGAACGATAATTTCAGGAGGAATTTCTACCGAATCAACATAAGAGTAATGTTCTTCTAAAACTCGTTGTAAAATTTCTCCAGGTGTACCCGATTGTGCGTCAGCAAAAAAGCCTAATCTCCCGACTAATTTACCAGCCCGAATTTGAAATAATTGAATACAACCGTGTTTGTCGTCAGCAGCGATCGCGATCGCGTCTCTGGAGACGGTATCATCAGGTAAGGAAACTTTCCGATCTGCCTGGAGTGCTTTCAATCCCTGAAGGCGATCGCGAATTTGCGCCGCTAACTCAAAGTTTAACTCGCCTGCGGCTTTTTCCATTTGCTGTTGCAAAAGTTCGAGTAATTCTCCCGTCCTTCCTTGAAAAACCATTGCTACTTTTTGCACGATTTGATGGTATGCTTCTGGAGTAATTAAAGCTTGACAAACACCAGGACAACAGCCAAGATCGTAATTAAGACAAGGACGGTCTTTAAATAAAGGTCGCGGACGCTGACGTAACGGAAAAAGGCGCTTGACAAGATGCAGGGTACTGCGTAATAATCGGACATCTACATAAGGACCGTAATATCTATCTTTTTCGTTTCCTTTACGTCGCTTGCGAGTGATAAATATACGCGGATAATCTTCCGACCAAGTTATGCAAACATAAGGGTATTTTTTATCATCCTTTAACAGAACATTAAAATACGGCTGATGCTGCTTGACAAGATTGGCTTCTAATGCTAGAGCTTCGGCTTCAGTATCAGTAACGATAAACTCAATTTCCGCCACCTGACGTACCATCATGCGAAGGCGATCGCTCAATTGTTGTCCAGGTCGAAAATAGGAACGAACCCGCGATCGCAGTTTCTTCGATTTACCGATATAGAGAATATTCCCAGAGCGATCGCGCATCAAATAAATCCCCGGTTCCAGAGGAATTTCTTTGAGGATTTGCTCTAAGCGTTCTGGATCTTGAATTAAGAGTAGCTCGGTTGTAGAGGTTGCCACAGTAGTATAAATGCTCTTTACGCTTACCAATAACTATAATAAACACAGCAGCGCTTTTGCGGAGATAGTGTTAACCGTCACGATCGTTGAGTGAGTAATAATTTTGAGTCGATCTAGATCTAAAGTAGTATTTTGTTCGCAAAAATTTCACAAAAGCTTGAAAAATTCACCCTGTAAGTAAGTTGCTCGAATAACAGTTAACAGAAGATACTTTTCTTGTCATCGCTTAGCGAGCCGCTCTTTAATAAATTTTCGTTAGTAAGAGCGTTAGTTACTCCCGAATCATTACTTCCCCAAATAGCTAGAGGTTGTTATGCAGAAAATATTGAAAAATGTATTTGAGCCAGATCGATTACCAGAAGATGTACCAAGTTACTTATCTGCACCTCAGTTACTCGTAGCGCGAGGTTGGCGATCTTTTGAGTAACAAGAGCATATTTCATTTGTGTATTTAAGGTTGTCCGGGGAGGAGAAGCAATGATATCCGATCCACCAGAATTGCGTAGTTTAAAAATTTTGCTCGTTGAGGATACGCCAGTTAATCGCCAATTGTTAGTCAACCAACTCATGGTACTCGGTTATCAAGCTGATTGTGTCTCCAATGGTGTCGCAGCCCTTAACCGCTTAACTAAGCAAGACTACGATCTGATCTTGATGGATTGTATAATGCCCGTTCTCGATGGCTATCTAACTACCGAAGCTCTGCGCGCTCGAGAAAGTAACTCTCGTCGCACGATTGTCGTTGCTATGACTGCTAATATTTCCCCAGGAGAGCGACAAAAGTGTTTAGCCGCAGGTATGGATGATTATCTGAGTAAGCCGATTCAATTGGAAATCCTAGCGACTATTCTCGCTCGTTGGTCGTCAGTGCTGGGTGTTCGGGTTCCAGAAAGTTGCCACTCAGTAATCGAAAACTACAATCTAGCAGATGACCAACAGCAAATCGATCGCCCGATCTTACCGATGGAAGTTTCTACCGAAAGCGAGCTACCGAGTCCCGAACGAGGTGAAATTCCCGTCGAATTAGCTCGTCTGCGCGAACTTTCTCGCGGCGATCTTGAGTTTGAGTTAGAAATGTTACAAGCTTTTGTCGAAGATGCTCCTGTTTATCTGGAACAAATACGTCAAGCAATTTCCACTGGCGATCTTAATTCCCTTGCTCTCACGGCTCATCAACTCAAAGGTGCTGCGATGACAGTGGCAATTTATGAACTTCCCGAACGAGCCAAACAGTTAGAAAATTTAGCTGTCAATAACTGTCTCGAAAAGGCAAGAGAACTGCTAGCTGAGTGCGAGAGAATTGTTGATGAAGTTCATAATTTCCTTGCTGATTTAGTCCAAACGGAGAAATCCTCCCGTTTGTAATCTATTTGTAGAGGTTGAGGCTTCAAGCAGATTCTGAACCAAGGTTATTTAGATTAGTTTACTATCCATCAAGCAACTGTTTCGCGATCGCTGTTCTTGCTATCTATCCAAATTATTTCTCCAATTATTCTTTATTCAATTTTTTTTTGAATTCAATTTTTTTTGATTTAACTTCTTCTTAATTTTATCTCAGTTTATTATCAAGCATCAAGGCTCTTTTGTCAAGAATAATTATTTATTTTACATCAGAAAAAATTTCAGAACAAAGTTAATTATTATTTCCGATCTCCGCTCCGGCACAAACTTTACAAAATAATGTAAAGAAAAGTAACATGGTGAAAGAAAAGGTAGTAGAAACCTCACGAAACCAGCAAAGAGCAATGAAAAAAATTCTTGTAATCGAAGATGAAAGAATTCTGCGCCAAAGCGTAGTAAAAATTCTTAAAAATGAGAACTTTGAGATTATAGAAGCAAAAAATGGCAGTATGGGAGTTTACTTAGCCAGAACCCAAAAACCAGACTTGATTCTTTGCGATCTAATTATGCCAGAATTAGATGGTTACGGAGTCCTAGGAATTTTGCAACAAGATCCCAACACAGTAATGATTCCCTTTATTTGTCTGACTGCTCAAGAAGACCGAGCTTCTCTGCGACAAATAATGGAACTAGGAGCTAGCGACTATATTACCAAGCCTTTCACCAGAAGCGAACTACTAGGCGCGATCGCCACTCAATTAGGAAAACGAGAAAGGCTGCGTCAGCAACAAAATCTCGCCTTGTTAGAAGCAACTGCAAAACTAAATCGTCTCGCCTACTACGACAGTTCGACTAAACTGCCCAATCAACTCTTATTAAGAGAAGAATTTACCAAGATCGTGCAATTGAATCTTTACCAGTCTCAGGTAGTACCGCTAATGATACTATGCCTCAACCAATTCCAACGCTTTACTTACGGTTTAGGTACCAAATCTAGTGAAAAGCTACTCCAAGTAATAACCGAGCGCATAATTGTTTGTGCTGGTATTCATAGTTTAGTAGCCCGACTTAATGAAGAACAATTTGCAATTTTATTGCCTAAACTTAACGCCAGAAAAAAGATTGAGAAAATAGCTCAAACCTTACTAGAAATTTTATCTCAACCTTTTGATTTAGAAGAGAAAAAAATCTATATTTCTTGTAGTATTGGGATCGGAATTTTTCCTTTAGATGGTAACAAGCTTGATTCGCTGTTACAAAACACAACTGCGGCATTAGCTGAAGCCCAACAGATGAGCGGCAATCGCTATCAGTTTTACAGGCCAAGTTTGAAAGAGCAATCCTCAGACCGTTTTCAATTAGAAATGGACTTGCGTTTAGCAGTAGAACAAGGAGAATTACTAGCTTATTATCAACCCCAATTAGACTTAAAAACCGGAAAAATAGTTGCAGCAGAAGCTCTCATGCGTTGGCAACGTCCCGATAGTAGTTTTGTTTCCCCAGCTAAATTTATTCCTCTTGCTGAAGAAATTGGTTTAGTAATAGCCCTTGATGAATGGATGCTTTATGCTGCTTGTAATCAAGCTAAAATTTGGCAGCAACAAGGATTAAATTTGACTGTAGCAGTAAATCTTTCAGGCGTACATTTTAATCAGTCCGATCTGAGTAGGAGAGTGGTTCGAGTCTTGGAAAACACAGGTTTAGAACCTCAATACTTAGAATTAGAAGTCACTGAAACTGCACTAGTACAAAACCAAGAGCGCGCGATCGCCACTCTCCAGGAATTAAAAGCGCTCGGAATTAGACTATCTTTAGATGATTTTGGCAGTGGTTACTCTTCTTTGATGTATTTACAGCAATTTCCTTTCGATAGCTTAAAAATTGACCGCAGTTTTATCCAAAACTTAACCAAAGAGTCAAAAAACGAAGCGATCGTCACAGCAACTATTCAAATGGCACATAGTCTCAATTTGCAAGTAGTTGCCGAAGGAGTGGAAACTCAGCAAGAACAAGCTTTTCTCAGCCAACATCAGTGCGATCTAATTCAAGGTTACGCGATCGGTCATCCGATGCCACCACTCGAACTGCAAAAAATGCTTCAGCTTAATCAACAAACAAATCAAGCGATCTCTCTAAAAAAAGCTGCTAATAATTTATCGAGTTTGAATTAATTTCAGTTAAGGAGAACGAAGATTAATTTTCAGCGTCAATTAGAGGAACTCAAAAGCTAAAAAGTTTGTTGGTATTTTGGCTTCCATGAGAATAAAAAAAGCCCGCCTCTGCGGACTCTCATCTAACCATCTAGAATGTCTAAAATTTTTAACTCATCAATGCGAGTACGTGACTTAGGCTTTCTTGAATTTGCGACGAGTAGCAAAAACACCACCCACAACTACTAAACCTAAAAGTGCAGAAGGTTCGGGCACTTTTTCTCCAGGTTCATTGCTAGCAACTTTAATAGTTTTACTGTAGTAACCAGTGTGAGAGGTTTTATCTTTGGCATCCGCCGCGATCGTATTTGTTTCGACAGCATTAAAACTGTAAACCCAGTTAACTTCTCCATCAACAGTAACTTTGGCAATTTCGCTGATTTGAATTGGACCGGGAATAAAGCCCCCATCGAGAAACGCTTTCACACTATACATAATCGGATCGCTTTGCCAAGTATGAAAGTGTTCTGGTTTGGTTAAACGTTCGGTTAAATCATAATGTCCGATTAAACCAATTTCAATTTCCCCGGTTTCTTCGTTGAGTGTTAAGTTAGAAATATTCGGATCTCCAGAGCGAGGACGACCTAATGTCGTTAGAGAGGTTAGTGCTTGTTGGTATTGGTTGGCGGTAACTACATTAGTGAGATTATAAGCACCGAGGAAGTCGTCAAGCCATTGCTGACCAAAAATTGCCCAATCAGCGCCAGTAACAGTCTCGACAGTAACTTGATGAGAACCTAAGTTTGCGGAAAAGCCAACATTTTCGAGAACATCTTCACCGAAAGCCCAAAGTTCGACGTTGGTATATAAGCTATCATCGGTTAAAGCTTGAATTGCTTGTGCTTCGTCTCTTTGAGAGATATCAGAATTGTCCGGACCGTTGTAAGTTTGGAAATTGTCAGTATTAAATTCGATATTAGTAGCTTTAAGAGTTCCCGCCCAAGCTGAGTTTGTGGCGATCGCGCTAACGCTTACTACTACTGAAGCACCTAATAAGATTTTTTTGATTGGATTTTTCATTTTACTATCACCTTGATTTTTGAGCTATTGATGTGATTAAGATGCACTTCTATATTTCTCTATTTCTTGTTTCTTTGCTTAGTATACAAATTCTCGTTTCCCAATAGGTAAAGCTAGCGTAAATTTTGTTTTTGCTAGCTTCCCTAATTTAACTATTTTGCTTAATTTTTTAATAATTCAACTGAGTATTTTTACGACTGTAAAAACACTGAGATTCTTTTGACTGCTGTTTTTAATACTTCTGGATCTCGAACTAAAGCAAAGCGCACGTACCCTTCACCATTTTTCCCAAATCCAGCTCCAGGTGAGGCAGCAACGCCAGTATTTTCTACTAATTTCGTGCAAAATTCTGAGGAATTATTTTGCCATTTCTCCGGTAATTTTGCCCAAACATACATAGTTGCAGGTGGTAAAGAAACCTGCCAACCAATATCGTGTAAAGCGGCAACAAAAACATCTCGTCGCTGACGGAAAGTAGCAACTGTCGTCGTGACAGTTTCTCGATCTTCATTTAAAGCTGCGATCGCACCATTTAAAATCCCTCGATATTGATTAAAATCGATCGCCGCTTTCACTTGACGCAGGGCGAGAATTAGCTCTGAATTTCCGATCGCGTAACCAATGCGAAAACCGCCCAAATTATAAGATTTCGAGAAAGTAAAAAATTCAATCGAGACTTCTTTATCAGGGTCAGCTTGTAAAATAGACGGAGCCAGAGATTGATAACTGGTTCCCGCTTCAGGAAAGACCAGATCGGCATAAGGAAAATCGTGACATAAAATTAGCTCATGCTGGCGACAAAAAGCCACAGCCTCCCGAAAAAAAGACAAAGGCGCGATCGCGGCAGTGGGATTGTGAGGATAACTCAACACCAGCAGTTTTGCTTGCTTCAGCACTTGCGTAGGAATATCCTCAAACCGAGGCAAAAACTGATTTTCGCTCAACAGAGGCAAAGTATAAACTTGACCACTAGCCAAATGTACCCCACCAGCATGAGAAGGATAACCCGGATCGAGCAACAAAGCAAAATCCCCAGGATTCAACACCGCCAAAGGTAAATGTGCAGTTCCTTCCTGAGAACCAATCAACTGTAACACCTCAGTTTCCGGATCGACAGGAATACCGTATCTGTTGGTATACCAACCAGCCACCGCTTCGCGAAAACTGCGAGTACCATGAAAAAGTAAATATCCATGAGTATCGATCTCAGACAACGACTTTTCGATTGCCGATCTCGCCACCTGAGACGCTGGTAAATCAGACGAACCCAAAGAAAGGTCAATTATTTCCACCCCCAACATTTTCGCGCAATTCTTTGCCCGATCCATATCAGCAAACACATTTGTTTGCAAGGCTTCTATCCGTTTAGCAAACCGCATTTTTATCCTTGGTGATTCGTCATTAATCCAGAGTCAAACTACTGAATGTATTCTTTTAGCATATCGTTGAGAGCTTGTCTGCCGATCGCTCCTTCGTGAGAGATTACCATCTCATCACCTTTAAACAATCTCAAAGCCGGAACACCTTCCACCTGACACTTAGCCACAGAATTAGGGTTAGGGTCAACTTCAAGTTTAACCACCTTCAGGCGATCGCTGTACTGATTAGCTACCCAATCCACTGAAGGAGAAACCAACTTACAAGGACCGCACCAATTAGCCCAAAAGTAAACCAGGACTGGCTTTGATTCTTGAAAAACTTCCGTCTCAAACTCAGAATCGGTAATTTTAATAACGCTACTCACAACTATATTTCACTCTAAAATTAATTACGATCGCAATCCTCTGGTGAAAGATTGCTATATTTGACTTTACTTTTAGGGCGCAGAGAACGTCAATCAACGCTAGAGACAAATTCAGCAGGCGGAGATTGCCTGCTGCGTAGACCAAGCTTGTTGGCTAAATTTCTCGCGATCGACCTTTTTAGATATAATTCATCTCACGCCGATTGCTCGAAAATTGAGGCGTGAGATCGATTATGCTTTTGGTGAATCGTGACCCACCGCTACTGATTCAGTTGGCGACGTAACTCTTCTAGTTCCGCATCGACCTCTGTTTTCGGCGCTGAAGAGGAAGAAGAGGAACTATCTTGTCCCGCAGGTAATGCTTCTTGGTTAGGAGAAGAACCGCTCAGCATTTGAGCTTTCATTGCTGCCAGCTCATCATCTACATTACTACCTTCAAGTTGAGCAAACTGATCTTCTAGACTATTACCGCCAATTTCACCTGCTGCTTCCGAAACAGCTTCGAGTTGCATGACTTTTTCTTCCATGCGCTCAAAGGCTGACATCGCGCTGCCCGTACTCATATTACCAATTGTACTTTGTAACTGCTGATTAGCCTTAGCTGCATTTGCCCGCGCTTTGAGCATATCCTTTTTCGTTTTCGCTTCAGAAATTTTACTTTCTAAAGCGATTAAATTGCGCTTGAGCGTATCTACCTGACCATTTTGTTGATCTAGCTGTTGTTTGAGCATTGTCGCTGTTTCCGAGCTAGTTTTCTTGCGCTGGAGAGCTTCCCGCGCCAAATTTTCATCTCCCTTAGTAAGAGCAAGTTGAGCGCGTTGTTGCCAGGTATTAGCTTCCGATAAATTTTTGTTGTATTGTTGCTCAGTACGTTTTTGAGAAGCGATCGCTCTGGCGACTGCTTGACGCATTTGCACCAGATCGGATTGCATATCAATAATTGCTTGTTCCAGAACTTTCTCTGGATCTTCAGCCTTGCTCACCATATCGTTAAGATTGGCGCGAACCACTCGGCTAAGGCGATCGAATAATCCCATGACGCTATCTATCCTATGGAGTCTACAGAATAAGTTAACTTTTTTTGTTTAAGAGGCATCAGCCCGCTTATTTAATAATAGCGGCTATGCTCTGAACAGCTTTCAGTGTCTCTAGTTTGGCATATTCTTTTTCCCAAACGCTTTCACTTTCGCTAAACACCGAGATTTACCTGGGAAATAAATTTTTCTAGCTATTCATCTCCCGATGAGTTTTCTCTGGTTCCAGAACCCGATGCGGGTAAGTTATAGTTATGCTGATTAGTACCGTTTAACTGATTTGCCTTCATCGCCCTTAACTCAGCTTCCAGTTCATTATTTCCTTCCAGAGCCGAAAATTTCTTTTCTAGATCGTCAGTTCCCAATTGGGCGATCGCCTCAGAAGTTGCTTCTAACTCCAGAACTTTTTCTTCCATACGCTCGAAGCTACTCAAGGAACTACTGGTATTAGTATTGCCCATTAACTCCTGTATTCTCATCGAGCTTTCTGCCGATCGCGCCCTGGCAATATAGAGATCTTTTTTCATTTTCGCTTCAGATATTTTACTCTCCAAAGCACGTAAGTCTTTTTTCAGTTTACTAATCAGCGTATTTTGCTGTTCTAACTGGCTTTGTAAAGCTTTGGCTGTATCTTGATAGCTTTTGCGTTTAACTAATGCTTCTTTCGCCAGAGTTTCATCTCCTTTATCTAAAGCTAGTTGAGCGCGACGATACCAACTTTCAGCTTGAGTATTATTTTGAGCAGCTTGTCGCTCAGTACGTTTTTGAGTAGCGATCGCTTGAGCCACAGCCTGCCGCATTCTCAGCAAATCTTGCTGCATATCTGCTACAGCTTGTTCTAAAACTTTTTCTGGATCTTCTGTACTGCTAATTAGACTGTTGATATTGGCGCGAATTACTCGCCAAATGCGCTCAAGCAACCCCATAACTACTCTCCTCTCTAACTAATTTTCATCATAGTATCCTAGGTAAAAGATTTATCCGGCAACTGAAGCAACAGAAGCCGAAATGCCCTGCTGTTTTAAATTTTGCACGTATCTTTGAGCATCCGCCTGATTCGTAAACGTCGCCATTTGAATTTTGTCACCACTAGCAGTTTTACGCACAAAAGCATCAGGCGCGATCGCTCTTGCCTTGACTAAAGAACTTTCACCACTATAATCAATCAACACCACGTAATTCTGATTATTTTGACTATTACTCGGACTTGGTTGAGCTGTGGGAAATGGATTAGTCGGTGTTGTTGCAGGGGCGGAATTAGCAGGCGGTACTGGTGCTGGCTGTAAAGATGGTGGTAATAGTGCTGTTGCTAAATCTGAGGAACGCTTAATTACTACAGGACCTGGGCTTCCTTGCTGAGATCCTGGAGTTTCTGGTGCTGTGGGTAAGTTTGATGAATCAATATTAGTTTGGGGAGTAGGGCTAGGTTTGACGTTACTCAAGGTACTCAAATTTAACTCGACAAACTCTTCCGTTGCTAAATTTGGACCTGGAGGAATAGTGGTTTTTTCGGGGCTTTCTGGCACGACTGGCTTAATTTCGAGAGATTGGGGTGCAGTGGTTTCACTCTCAGCACTAACTATTCCCGACAATCCTAATTTACTCCAGGCTTCCTCTGGCATTAATGCCCAAGCTAATAAGCTACTAGCCACTAGAAAAACTAACATCGAGCTAACACCCAGGGGTGTAAACAAACTAGCCAAGGGATTAGTTTTTTTCTCCTTTGCTGGTTCTTCTTCTGCAAGGGTGTTGAGAAGTTGCTCTGAAGATGCCAAATAATCTTCTGGTGGATGTTCGTTAATTGTCTCTTCTGGCTCGACTTTTTCCTCTGCTGGCTGTACCTGATGTACCAAACTAGAATCTTCGTTTGCCGAGACAACTTCGCGATCTGAGCTAGGTTGTTCTGATTTTAACCCAGTCTCAGCCGATAATTTTGTTTCTTCAGTTACCTCGCCTTGCGTTTCCGGAGCGATCGCTAATTGCGCGGTAGTTACATCTTCTGGATGTGCATTGATAACTTTACTTCGGTAATGCTCCTGGAAAGCTTGTTTCGCCCTCGAAGGTTGAGGTTGTCGGCGGCGATAACGAGCTAATTCTGCTTCTAACTGTACATCTAAACTACTTAAAGCAGCTTGTAAAACTGGATTTAAGGAAGATTTTTTCGGGAATTCTTCTAAAGCAGTTTGAATCATAAGTTTGACTAACTCCTAACTAATAGCTAAATAATTTCAAAATTACAGCAGAGCTACAAGCCTACCTCTGTTCTGAATTTATTTTTAGATCGAGTTGCCTCAATAAGCAATTTATTTCCGACTCCTGCACCCCCATAGCCATCCTATTTTATTCCTGGATAAATTTTTCACAGGAAATGAAAAAGATTTTAGGTCTTAACACACTCGTCACTTTTCACTCATGTGACTAGACTGGAAAATTAACTTGGGGCGCGATCGATCTAATCACCTCACTTCCCTCTATTCGCCAAAACTACCTACCCAGCTTAAAAAATTTGATTTTCTCATAACTTTAATGAGTGTCTCCTCATCCAACTTTTAAGTTGCTTGAATTTTTTTCCGCAAATAAATATCTTTGCTTTTTACTTCTCGTTTGATGCGATCCCCGTTAACTTTTACTCCAACCTATCTCTGTCTATCTCTAGATAGATTTACGGATTATTTCTTTTTTTAACAGCATTTGTATCTATTTATAACGTAAATATAAAGAAAAACTGAAAAACAATTATTCTTTAAGTGTAGCTAAACCCAGACACAATCATGGATTTAGACAATAATTCCCGATTTTCATTTAGGAGAAAATCTAAAGATAAAGCTTGAATGAAGACAGCCCTTTAAGAAAAATCCTATGAAGACGACAAATTGTTTAACATCGGCTTGTCGATATTGCCGTTACTACGAACTGGAAGGACGACGGGGTGGAATGTGCCAGCAGTTAGGTGTCCCAGTTCAAGCGAATTGGAAGGCTTGTTCTTTAGCTCTACCACCCTTCACCTCAGAATGGAAGGAGCTGGAAGAACTCGTACATCTGGAAAAATCTCTCTCTTTGGAAATTTCCGATAATTCCTCTAAAATTGAAGCTACTGAGGAAGAGCAAGTAGTAAAAGTTTAATAACTCTTTGAAATAAAATTCTCAAAATTAAAAATTTTCTCGCTAGAAGAAAGTCGCACCTTTACACAAAGGTGCGACTTCACACTTGGAAGGAAAAAGCCAAGAATATCTGTGTATATCTGTGTTATAATCCCAAACTAGAGATATTCTTCAGCAAATCTCTAGAAACTTAAGGGAGCCAAGGAAAATCGCGAAAATTAGGTTTACGCTTTTCGAGAAATGCCTGTTTCCCTTCCGACCCCTCTTCAGTCATGTAATAAAGTAAAGTAGCGTTACCTGCCAATTCTTGCAAACCCGCTTGACCATCGCAGTCAGCATTAAAAGCCGCTTTCAGACAGCGAATAGCGATCGGGCTTTTATCAAGAATTTCATTCGCCCATTGTATCCCTTCAGCTTCTAACTGTTCCACAGGCACGACACAATTCACTAACCCCATATCCAGCGCTTGAGTAGCAGTGTACTGACGACAGAGAAACCAAATTTCCCGAGCTTTTTTTTGACCCACAATGCGGGCGAGATAACTAGCGCCAAAACCGCCATCAAAGCTACCAACTTTTGGACCTGTTTGCCCAAAAATAGCGTTATCGGCGGCAATTGTCAGGTCGCAAATCAAGTGTAAAACGTGACCGCCCCCGATCGCATAACCTGCTACCATGGCAATAACCACTTTGGGCATCGAACGAATTAAACGCTGTAAATCGAGAACGTTTAACCTAGGTACACCTTCATCGTCAATATATCCCGCTTTACCCCGCACGCTTTGGTCGCCACCAGAACAAAAGGCATATTTACCGTCAGTATGAGGACCTGCACCTGTCAACAGCACTACACCTATTTGGCTATCTTCGCGAGCATCACAAAAAGCATCGTAAAGTTCAAAAACAGTTTTCGGGCGGAAGGCATTGCGTTTGTGAGGACGATTAATGGTAATTTTGGCAATGCCTGCAAATTTATGATAGAGAATGTCTTCGTAAGTTTTAGCTACTTCCCAGGCTACGTTAGTTGTTTTCTGGTCATCGCTCATTGGTTTTTAGTTATTGTTGTTCAATTTTGCTTCCTTATTAAACAACAAATCTGCCTGGTAAATGCAGTCGCTGAATAACCCCATCCCACAGTCGCCTATTCTTCATTTGTTTCTCGCCAAAAGACAATACTTCGATCGAGTTTTTCGATCTCAGTACCGGGATAGTAGAATGCTAAAATTTTCTCGGCTGTCCAACCGAGTTTTGCTAAATTGTAGGAACCATATTGACTCATACCTACTCCATGTCCAAAACCACCACCAACAAAGGCGTAGCCTTTTAAAACTTGGTTCGCATCATAAATTGGTTCGAGATAAAACAAAGTGCTACGAGGTGGTCCAAAGGCGCTACGGGCTTCAGTTTTCTCTAGTTCAACGATCCCTTTATCTGTTTGGACAGTGAGAGTAAGTATTCTACCCGAAGGCGATCGCTCGGTGACTGCCATGTTTTGGATCGTGGTAAAGTCGGCTAAGGGATG
This Oscillatoria salina IIICB1 DNA region includes the following protein-coding sequences:
- a CDS encoding PspA/IM30 family protein; protein product: MGLLERIWRVIRANINSLISSTEDPEKVLEQAVADMQQDLLRMRQAVAQAIATQKRTERQAAQNNTQAESWYRRAQLALDKGDETLAKEALVKRKSYQDTAKALQSQLEQQNTLISKLKKDLRALESKISEAKMKKDLYIARARSAESSMRIQELMGNTNTSSSLSSFERMEEKVLELEATSEAIAQLGTDDLEKKFSALEGNNELEAELRAMKANQLNGTNQHNYNLPASGSGTRENSSGDE
- a CDS encoding PspA/IM30 family protein, which produces MGLFDRLSRVVRANLNDMVSKAEDPEKVLEQAIIDMQSDLVQMRQAVARAIASQKRTEQQYNKNLSEANTWQQRAQLALTKGDENLAREALQRKKTSSETATMLKQQLDQQNGQVDTLKRNLIALESKISEAKTKKDMLKARANAAKANQQLQSTIGNMSTGSAMSAFERMEEKVMQLEAVSEAAGEIGGNSLEDQFAQLEGSNVDDELAAMKAQMLSGSSPNQEALPAGQDSSSSSSSAPKTEVDAELEELRRQLNQ
- the menB gene encoding 1,4-dihydroxy-2-naphthoyl-CoA synthase translates to MSDDQKTTNVAWEVAKTYEDILYHKFAGIAKITINRPHKRNAFRPKTVFELYDAFCDAREDSQIGVVLLTGAGPHTDGKYAFCSGGDQSVRGKAGYIDDEGVPRLNVLDLQRLIRSMPKVVIAMVAGYAIGGGHVLHLICDLTIAADNAIFGQTGPKVGSFDGGFGASYLARIVGQKKAREIWFLCRQYTATQALDMGLVNCVVPVEQLEAEGIQWANEILDKSPIAIRCLKAAFNADCDGQAGLQELAGNATLLYYMTEEGSEGKQAFLEKRKPNFRDFPWLP
- a CDS encoding SPOR domain-containing protein, producing the protein MIQTALEEFPKKSSLNPVLQAALSSLDVQLEAELARYRRRQPQPSRAKQAFQEHYRSKVINAHPEDVTTAQLAIAPETQGEVTEETKLSAETGLKSEQPSSDREVVSANEDSSLVHQVQPAEEKVEPEETINEHPPEDYLASSEQLLNTLAEEEPAKEKKTNPLASLFTPLGVSSMLVFLVASSLLAWALMPEEAWSKLGLSGIVSAESETTAPQSLEIKPVVPESPEKTTIPPGPNLATEEFVELNLSTLSNVKPSPTPQTNIDSSNLPTAPETPGSQQGSPGPVVIKRSSDLATALLPPSLQPAPVPPANSAPATTPTNPFPTAQPSPSNSQNNQNYVVLIDYSGESSLVKARAIAPDAFVRKTASGDKIQMATFTNQADAQRYVQNLKQQGISASVASVAG